CATTTTCTCTTTTAGAAGAATCTAAATAAAGTTCGATAAAATAATACCTTGATTGTAATTCGCCAATAAAATATATTATGGCGCCAAAAGATTCCATCCAAACTCCACTGGTCAAAACTTAAACGGGTAGGGCTAGAATTAAATATAGGCTTATGTTAACTGCGACGTTCGAAAATAGATTTTGTTTCTAAGATTCTGGAGATTTTTATCAGAATTCAATTTCGTGCACATTTCTGTGAAGAGTGTCATTCTGAGGTGATTTGTTTAAGTAGTTAAGGGTTAATCTCACAGTCACGTATGCTAAAATTATGTCCCTCGATACATGAACAACCGACAAAGAGTGTCCGAAAAATCAGACTTCTTTTTCCAAACATATTAATCTCCACTTTACCCTTTTATTATGTGTTAAAACTCCAAGGAATCATTTAATATATGCTGGTAAAGTAGTATTGGCTACTTCCCTAAAATAATCCATATTAATCACAACATGGTGGAtgtttttttataaaaataataatcGATTCGCATGAGTATTAGGttagtttggtattgttgcaGCTTTTATAAAGGTACTTTTCTGTTATGTGTTGTTGTACTGTgttgtgagaaaaaaacagttagacgtttgataaaatattaattaaagttaaaactgattaaaaaaataactaaactgtgtttggtaaaatatgagATTCAACCATTGTTATTGTAGTAAATAATAAAACAGACATATCTCTGCAACAAATTTTATTCAATTCTTTTGGGtttaaaattaattatttttttcaatattaaatataaatatatataaaggcCATGTGATTAAATTCGCACAAAGCCCTTCTAAGCGTAGGATCGGCTCTGACTCCATCTGTTCAAAAGGAAAAATCTGTTCAAAAATGGTTAGTGTAGGTGCCCGCGGAATTAGCATTAAAAATGATAAGAACAAATGTTTCGGTGAGAAGATCAAGTTAAACCCGCGATTAAAAATCAAATGTTTTGGTGCAAATGTTTTCTACACCACGGTTAAGCCCATACCCAAAGATCAAgttaaaaattagaaaaattagGACATCAAAAGAAAACTAAGAAGTATTTAGAGCTTCTCCACTGATCGTGTGGTCAGCTTCATATGTGCAATGTGGAAAGACATCCTTTGTCTAgtttatcaactaattttcctAAGAATAAGggagaaaaaaaatcttctccaacCCGTAGACATTTTTACCTGTACTTTGCCGAGCTGTCTTATTTCCAAAccgaatatatatttttattcggTATTTAATGGCTGAAAAATTATCGCGAAACTCCATGATAATTGTACTTGTGTAAAGCTTCAATGGACTGCAATTGGTGAGTGTCGAAGATCTTATGTGCAAAGTTTCTGCAAAACCCATAAACGAACCAAAAGGCTTTGGGACGTACGTGCTAGTAAATGTACATGCTTCCAGCCaagtagaaaacaaaaaaaattgaagtaTCCATCTAATTTCAAAGTAAGATGTTACAGTTCATAATAACTTGGTCCGCATCTTCACTTAAAAACTCATCATGCCAACTGCCAAAATTGCTTCCTGCTCGTACAAATTCCACTAGTACTAGATTTAGGTTATTTTTCAAACTCTTGATAGAGATTAGATTCTCTGCGGCTGTTTATTTTCTAATCATATAGTTTACTATCCAGCATAGGCCTCATTGTTCACTCAAAAATTAAACATCCCTACCCTCAACAAAGCTTCACAGCCATATTGTTGCAGGTCAATTTCTGTGATAGAAATAAATTACTGTGACCAGAATATGACTGTTATCTTCATCAAGGTAAAAGCTTAATTTTACCTCGGAATACATTTGTACCTCAATTCCTATGGATGATGATTTAAAGATGACGATGCAAAGATGGTGTATTGTTTTAACTGGAAGTATGATTGGTTCATATGGTACTATCGACTATCGAGATAGTATGATATAGTACTGTCGACTAACTGGAACGGAAGTTTTCGTTCTAAAAATAAAGAAGAGTGAAAAAATCGTTAAATCATCTTTTATTATAGattaaaaatcatttttaataaattaaatcttttttaattttaaaattgaTGATTATGATGGCAACAAGTCATCTTGGTGAACCTCTGAAACAAGAGGTTGAGAAAAAAGATGTCTACCTAATATTATTATGTCATGTCATCTACAAGTTGGTTAAAGAAGTTAGGGTTGGAgaatatttttttggaaaatggTAGTGGATTTACGTGGATGGAGACTTTttcttcacatacattccatcGGAAAAGCTCTTAGCGAGGAAATGGATTAGGCTCCTTTGAGGCATATGTGGACTGAAAAACTAAAAACCGTTAGGGTTTcaaagttttggtcagagaaaaTGTTTTGGTGAGAGGGGTATGTCTAAGTTTTGGTTAGGGGTCTatatgagatttttttttaataagaaaatgtAAGGTGAAAACACCTAAccactaaaaatataaaaaatttacaGTAACCATTGCAGAGATTATAATAACAGCAGAAATTACGGAGATAAAGTGGGTAACCGGAAATCACACAAACAAAGAGCAACTATAATAAACTTGACAACTACAAACTCTAACAGAATTTTCTATTTAGTGAAATAGAAAATGGGACCCACTAGTGCATTCTTAATCCAAATGATAGAGGGCTTTTATTTAGTCCATTGATTTTCCTCTCGGTAGCTGCTTTCACAGGGATAGCTCAgttggtctaacaacaccattttTGTTGTCTTTATTTTGTTCTGACGAAATGAGATGATTTATTAATGCATGCACTAACATTTACAAAGGGGATATCTTTTTATTTCCTGCACCCGAGTTAAGAGGGCATATCATTATTCCTCCCTATAGTATTTCTTCCTATAGTATTCAAATTAATAAATAATGTTCATAAGGATGGTTCCATTCCAAACCCATATTCGCGTGGCCGAAGATTAGCCCATCGAAATTGTTATCTAGAGACGAAGATTGAGTAATAATGTTATTACTCAAAAAATCATCAATATATTCTTgttccaaagatgataatgacgATGAGGTAGGGAATATGGTACTAGTTgtgggttgttgttgttgctgctgatattGAGTAGTAATGGCATTACTCATCATAAAATCATCAATATCCTGTTGCAATCGCAGAGACGACAGAGATGAAGCAAGCGATATGGTAGTAGCTGTgggctgttgttgttgctgctgatatcGAGAATGTTGTTTCATTTCCATGCAAAGTGGGTCCACAAATTGAGCTTGTTGACATTGCATGCTAATAACCTCTGCTTGAGATTTTGCTAATTGAACTTGAAGATCAATTACTTGTTTTTGTAGTTGATAAATTGTTCCGGCACAACCGTAAACTGGATCTTTTACTCTCGAATACGCTTCGTAAACCATGCTACTGACTGCATCAACTCTTTGGGATTCAGGAAGTTCCTGATAAGAGAAATCGAagccaaataaataaataaaaagcttAAATACCAAAAGCTAAGCTGCAACTGATGGGATTAGCTTATTGTAATTCAAGTTTTTATTTTTAGATCATTACCTGTAGCATTTTGATGATATTGCTAGCACCAAAAACTCTATGAGCAGTAGTAAACTTTAAGGGTTCAGTTGGTGGAAAATAAGGAGCTAGTACACATTTTTCACCACATCGTCGACGAAGGATTTTACAAGCAGCACAAGGAGTTAATACTACTTGAGAAAGAGATGGAGCTGGTGATTGAGTATGGATGTTGGTGGCAATGGAGGTATCAGTTGATGAACCCATTCCGACAAAAGAAAAGTACAGAGAGTTTTCGGGAGAGAATCTTAAGAAAGATGATTGGGTGCTTTGGTTTGTGGAGAGGGAGTGAACATATTTATAGGGGGAGTGCCCGTAGATACTCCCTCGGTTCTCGAAAAGAGttacattcaatttgacatactTTTAAACTAGAATGAAGAAGTGATGGCGCTTTCTTTCGCAGTGACGTAGTGTTTTAGAGAGGAATGATGTCAATGCTGATATGCATCTGGACTGCGTCATTATTGATTAGAAATAAGTCAAGATGGAAACGACCAAGAACCATCATCATTCTAACTAGTACTAGGATTATAGAGACGGTTTGCGAATCCAAAATTAGCTAAATATGTTGAATGGCATTGGTACCACTTTAGGGTTGATAATCAACCAGCTCCATGAGgtgttttgtttttattaggcCGACCGCACATTATTTGCTCATCATTtgcttcaattttcttcttccCACGAGTGGtcaattcttcaaagcaaaacGTTGAAATTTCATTTAAAAACAGACAATATAGCTCTCAAATATGAGAGAAGAGAATCACGAATTGCATTACACGTTTACGCTGCTACttataatcaatcaataaatcgCAATCACGAATTTGGACTAGATAATAGGTTTTAAGTCTGGAGATAAATTTTAAGCTTAGTGGCAGATTTTGAATTACTTGGAAATTTTGGGGCTAGAGAACAAATGTTGGATAAAAATGACACATCTGGGATTAAGATTATTTATACTTAATCTCATTGTCTTCACCCTTTAAGCAAGCTCCCAGCATCTGGGTAATAACTAATAAAACAACTCGAGGTAGGTTGGCATAAACGAGACAGGACTAACTTCCTACCAATTCATCGTCCCATGGGTCCAATTATTTGTGTGCACTAAATTTATCTTCGTCTCGCCAGTGCACCTAAAATTCACGAGAACTGGAAACTACTAAGAAACTTGTAGACTTAGTACAAGTATCGATTGActtcattcttcttcatcatcaacatcactAATTTGGAGTCCTTGTACTAACATTTCACTCCAAAATAATCGGGACACAATTTGAAATAGACCAGCTTGATAGAGTAGTAGTTTGATCCATTTAAAGAATTAAAGGTCAACAGGACAACTGTGGTCATAGTTTTCGCTGGAAAAATCGGCAAGAATGGGATGCATACTAAGAATTAAAGGTCAACAGGACAACTGTGGTCATAGTTTTCGCTGGAAAAATCGGCAAGAATGGGATGCATACTTAGCTCGAGGCCGGTGCCAAGAAAACCCAACAATATCTTCTTAATTAACTCCTTGCCAGGGGTGTTATACTTTCCTTTGGTGCAATTTTGGGGCTTTTTTTTGGTTCCAGTTCTCCTTGTTGTGAAATATctcattctttttattctttttctttcttttttatgtgAAATGTCTCTTTGAAGTGATATACTCtcattttattgtttttctttattcGGCATAGCTGAGCTCATTTCGCAAAATTAGGAGATCAAACCCTTCCTAACGGGAGTAAATTCCCTACCTCTCGCCTGCACTATGAACAAAAGGAAATGTGTTGTTGTTGTACCAGACAGTGGAACACCTCTTTTAAGCGGTATTGTCTTTTTGAGTGATACGCTAAATTGAGCCAAAAAGAAGAAGCAGTGATGGAATAGTAATATGGgcataagggtgcacacggtacggttcggctcggttcttgccgagaccgagtacctgtaccttacACCCTTCGGTATCCAAAAAATGGACCGGTCCCGGTACcgagtacctcggttccggtttcATTTCAGGGGGGAAAAAAAATCTACTGccctgttttttacttttttacctgtttttttacctatttttcaatatctcaaagcaacaactaataagtagcaatattaatagcaaaccaaacaagcaatgtcttgaaaatcttaaaaaagaaatagCAGTAGTCACAgacacacactaagtcttgaaaatgagaaaatctggaaaaaaaacaaCTAGCAGTCTAGCAGTGCTTCTgtaatcttgaatcttgatcttctaatccatatcagcagcacttatggTGTCATCactgttgataggaccaagtaacgctgcaaaaaaataataatagcagttagtaactattagactatatatattactgccaaacacaagtaataatgtaatatgttaccttcttcaacttcaacatcatcatctggtatgtaatcagatagaagatcaagttgtattggcttccttagccagctttgtgtgcaaagcaatgcctcaactgtccttgtagataaagagcttctacaaggacttaagactcgctttcctgtgctaaaagcagactcagaggcaacagaagacacaggaatggctaatatgtccttagacatatgtccaagtatcttatactttgtactgttggtcttccaccaacccaataagtcaaactcctcatcatcatcttctccttcaccttcttcatactcgtcaatgaaatatttatccaactctgtttttccctcatcatcatttgggcttttcttgaacctcttactccttgacatcaactctttcatacgaCTTGGCCCTGCCACTGGTTTACTTACCACTGCTTTGGATTGTCCCTGGATAGAACTACTTGACtcctcctcatgaactgaataggcatccttatattcttcaaataGAATCTTAAAATCCAACTTAACAAGCTTCATAACAGATTCAACCTTAGAAGAATTCTTCCCATACAAGAGCTCAAGAGCAAATTGtagtcctttttctttctctctaggatCCAACAACATGGAAAAAAAGGTTGTAgggttcatctttgcataatcacCCCAATATTTGTTATACTTCTTAAAAAATTTTCCAGCCATAGTAGCAATAAAAGGATCTTCATCTacattatctctaaactcaactaGTTGCTCATATATGATAACTAATTGCCATAATAAAGTGTTTGTTGTTACCTTAGTTGAGGCTGAAAATGCAACAGTGGCATCAAAGAATACTTTCTAACATTTGACAAGGCCTCTGGCAAAGATCCAGTCCTCTTCACATGGAGCAGGTTTCCTCACtactaccttcttcttcttcttttgtgcctTCTTCTTCCCTGTCACCTCAActtcctcttgttcttcttcactaaattcttcttcttcttcaccaacattaatatcaatatcaaaatcattatcATCAGGTAGATCTTTCTCACTCTGTTTTGGGTAATAAAACAACTGCCGATATTCCTTGTCATACCTTTCTAACCTAATAAATGCTTTTTCTAACACTTCTGCAGCCTGTAGCATCAAGAATGTGCTGTTCCACCTAGTCTTAACATCTAATATCAATGTTACCTTAGACTCTATTCCAACTAATTTTGCACAACGCTTAAGCTTAGCCAACCTAGATGGAGAACCCTTTATATACTTGACAACTGACCTGATTCTTGCAATTGATTTGTTGTAGACCCTCACAGCATCTTTTACCACAAGTGCAAGTACATGAGCTGCACACCTTACCTGAAAAGGTGAATTCAAACAAGTTAGAAAGTAATAAACATAATCCTAAgttagaaagtaaaaaaaaataataagtcatattcatatacatatacttacatgaaagTACTTAGATCTCTCTTCTGCCCTTGTCTTTGAAACAATACTAGTCTTCAAATAATCCATTGCTACCTTGTTGGCACTCACATTATCCAAAGTGACAGTAAACACATCTTTAAGCTCCCAATCTGACAAACACTTCTCTAACATCTCACCAATGTCAATTCCTTTGTGACCACTAACCTCACAAAACATAATAATTCTCTTTTGATAGTTCCACTGCTGATCAATAAAGTGAACTGTTACCCAGATGTAGTTGAAATTGTTTGGTGAAGTCCATGTGTCTGTTGTCAAACTAACCCTCTGCTTGGTTGACTTGAAGTAATTTTTCAACTTTTATTTCTCTAATACATACATGTCTAAtaaacatctataaatagtcattctacTTGGCACAACAAATCTAGGCTCTAAGACATGCATCATTCTCCTAAAACCTTCACCCTCAACTGCTCTAAATGACATCTCATCAATTATAATAAATTCAACAACTGCCCTTTTACATTTCTCTTGACTGAAAATAGTAGAGACTAACTGACCTTCATCCTCACCCAGTTGTGCTGCAGGATTTAATGTCAGAGTTTGTTGTCCTTTTGGCTTTGGCTTGTTAGGATTCTGCTTGCATCTGTTGAAGTGCTTCCACATTCCACTTGTACCATTCTTTCCAGTATGAGCCTTTATCACCTTCTTGCAGTAATTGCATCCAGCATCTTGAACATTCAACCTCTTGAAATGATTCCAAATGTTAGAAGTTATCTTACCACCCATTCGAGTAGAAGTAGCTTCTACATCTACTGTTGTTGTATCTGGCTGTGCTGATTCATTTGTTGGTTGGATTGAGGATCCAAAAATTGCATCTGTGGCAGTGGTAGGTGTAGCAGTTGTAGGTGTGGGGGTATCTGTTCCATGAGCTTGACTTGATTCATCCATGCCAGCTTATCACTGAGAAAACaaatgaaactgaaattaaatgaatgaaactgaaatgaaataagaaatgaaacaagaactcaactgaaaaattaaataagaacTGAAATGAAATAAGAAATTACTTCAAAGACATGTGTTggtgtttcttttttttctttttttggccaGGACACATTCAGTATGTCGTGCTCTGTCACTAAAATTCATACAGTCTGTTATTACTATATGTTAGCTACTTAGTTACTGATGATAGATGTACCAAATGACATCAAATGTTAGCTACTTAGTTTTTGGGTGAGAACTATAGGATGACTATGAGCTCATAAAGAAATGATGCTTCATTGATCCCTGGATGAATCTCCACACATTTACATATCCCTTACCTTTTTGCTCATCACAGGAGTATGGGGAAGAAGTAAATAAAGCCGTAACTGAGATGGGTGAGAATTTTACTATTTACGTTTGTGCCCTGCCAGTCTGTAAACTTGTTAAGCACATATTATCACAACTGGAGCATGTGAAACTTGATGATGACATAGCATATATGAACTTGAAATGAGAGCTTGTTGACTGAATTATGTTTATGCCCACCACAGGTAGACGAGGAATGAACAAATACCAAATGACAAACCTTGAATGTGCAGTATCAGCAACCCTCTAGAATTACTGAATTAGTGAACTCCAAGAACTTAAATCTGCACTTCAGCACCTAATCAAAagcacaagaaaaacaaataaattagATTTCAACAACATTTAATAAACCCAATTCAGAAAACCCACTCCACTCATACACTTGATCAAGTCAGATAACTTCTCAGTACCTATTGATTCTTCATTTCAATAAAATCCATTTTATTTAGACAAACATGGAGGTGATGAAACATAAGAAGATTCATGAAACATAAGAACTAACTACTTGTCATTCTTGTCCTGCTCTAACATGTAATTGCAGTTAACTACTTGGTACTTATATAGCATCATCAAAAAAGTCTAACAGCAGTATAATGAACCAAATCGTAATCCCAGATTTCTAATTGTAACTAGTAGGAACACCTAACCCATATTAACTTTATAAACAAAAGTTACAAAACCACAGAATTGGAGCATCACTGCAAGTAAATGCACTTTGACAACACCAGAAATCAGAACAATTACTAATaccctaatttcattaacaaaaagaaaaagaagtactcAAATTACTAAAACAGCACCATTACCATTCAAAAATTAGCACTAGACACTAGACAGTGAATTAGGAACAACATaatccaaaacaaaaacaaatctctaaccttttccttctctttctccacTCCCTTAGATAATCTGATTGATACTTAATCCAGTTCAGTTCCTTTCTTTTCCCTTTGTCTTACCCTGTGAAAGTGAAACCCTAATATAATTAGACATAGATTTCAAGATTAAAAGATTCAAAACTTCATAAAAGTAATGTTACCTTCTTGAAGATCAGATAATGCTGTCATTCAAATTATGAAGCTCAATTATTGCATGTTGAACAGattaggaagaaaagaaaaagttgaaccccaattaaaattcaaaactaaaacaaaccaACAACTCAAATCAAAATGAATACATTAAAATACAAACCAATGTTCAGATTCATCAAAAATGcccaaaaataaataattcatgaacaACCTAATCAATCCTCAAAGTTCACTGGATCTAgaccaatcaaaaccaaaatcataaaATTCTGATAACAACTAAACATGATTTGGCGAATCAACTAAAACAATTAGAAACCACATACAACATGATCTTCGTAATGAATCACCACAAAAAATTACAAACCTAACTTCGTAATAAATCACCACAGAAAATGAAAATCCGCAACATCTGATTACCTCTTAGTAAGAACTGAGACATAAACTCATATCAATCAACGAGACAGAGGAGTAATCCAAcagagttcttcttcttcacttattcagttattctccttctcagagacagaGGAGAGAGTCGAGAGACGGAAAAAATAGAAATTAGAAACCCTAGCCTATAATGTTTGCTTATATACcaccacttaatccaacggttatTATTGATCTATCATCCCCTAAATCTGACGGCTACAATCAATCGGTACAGACGGTACGGTTCGGTACGGGACTAGGCCAgggccgtgtacctgtacctccctagcctcggttcctatttttaggaccggtacatgtaccccgttcctcggttcggtacaaaaccaggtacggttccaccggttccgggacggtccggctcggttcctgtgcacccttatatGGGCATGAGAAGGGGAGTATGTTATATGCTGTTTAAAGTTACGAATTCTTAACTTTGAATATGAGCATTCCAAGAATGGTAATATGAGCCTTCGGAGACGTATAAGAcatctaccattttgaatatGAACCGTTGAAGATTAATGGTTGAAATTAAATTTTATGGTTGGTGAAATTTTGTATATCGAAATACTTTCATTTTTAGCAGGAACGTAGAATAATATAATTGGAACATGTCGctaaaaaattagcttcaaacttgttatttcttgaatttcataaaaaaaaatagcGAAATCATGTcatgattatgtcaatataaccatgtcattgTATCCTCGCCCTATTCCAAATCTGTTTTAGTTAGCTAGTCAAATAAGAATCAAGGTCACATGTTGCTCGCTATTAACAAAAGTCATTCCATTTCACTGTTAAATGTCATTGTTGTCCAGTCAAATCCCTCAACATAATGTCAAAAGATTCCCATTTTTTTCGATGAATGAATGCTATATTTCACTATTGTCCCGTAGACACCTCAAGCTAGGGTCCGCATTGCCTTGTGTGGATGCCATTTTTACGTCAATGAAGTCCTCGACAAACTTTTTCCAAATCTTAAACCATCGATTTCAGGTTGATTAATTAACCAAAGTTTGGTATCAAAATTCTGCATTATGAAGATTGCCAACTAAATCATGCTCCGGAGCGCTGCATATGGGTTGCACAATAGATAAGATCCACATGCATTGTCGGTGATCATTCCTCATTAGCAACGTTAATATTCAACGTGATTTGCCAGCTAATTGAATTCATTTTCAAATTTACACTTCGGTTTtgtcctttttcttttttcttttttcccttttaGTTTTAAGATGATGTTTACGTATCATTGAATGTGTCTTAAgtcttaaccttttttttttctctttaaataCGAAAATCTCATTGAGGAAAAGGGAGAACTACATTATTAAGGAGTCATCTGTTGGTGCTACTCATACACAGTTTATCCTAGAATCTTGTCATTGCTAAGTTGTTAGTCACATTATTTGCATCATGATGTATGAAAGTAACTTTCCAATTTTCAAATTTATAGGGACGGAAAAAATAGTCCTGGATAATGTTTCAGTTTGTCTACTTCACGGTAGCATAAACATTCAACAATTGATGATCCCCGCACAACTTATGATAGTTTAGTA
This portion of the Papaver somniferum cultivar HN1 chromosome 11, ASM357369v1, whole genome shotgun sequence genome encodes:
- the LOC113324646 gene encoding LOB domain-containing protein 1-like, which codes for MGSSTDTSIATNIHTQSPAPSLSQVVLTPCAACKILRRRCGEKCVLAPYFPPTEPLKFTTAHRVFGASNIIKMLQELPESQRVDAVSSMVYEAYSRVKDPVYGCAGTIYQLQKQVIDLQVQLAKSQAEVISMQCQQAQFVDPLCMEMKQHSRYQQQQQQPTATTISLASSLSSLRLQQDIDDFMMSNAITTQYQQQQQQPTTSTIFPTSSSLSSLEQEYIDDFLSNNIITQSSSLDNNFDGLIFGHANMGLEWNHPYEHYLLI